The genome window TGTGCAATATCAGCAATAGTTACCACGGATCCCAAATGTGTTTTTATCGGTACCTGAGCAATTTCCTGTAAGCCAAGCTCAGCTGTGGAAAACCAACCGGTTCCTCTTATTACTAATTGTTCCTGACCACGCTGTAAATACCAGCCTCCGGCATTGCGATTATTATCAGCCAAGGCCGCCATCACTTGTTGCTGGTTTAACTGATAGCCCAGCAATTTTTTCGGATCAAGCTGTACCTGGTACTGTTTAACGCTACCACCAAATGACAGTACATCGGTCACGCCATCTATTGGCATCAATAACAATTTCACTAGCCAGTCATTTAAACTGCGCAATGCCATCGCATCATAGCCACTGGCACTATCGGCAATCAGCAAATACTGATAAATCTGCCCTAAGCCGGAAGTATTAGGGCCTATTTCGGGAAGACCTACGCCAGCAGGAATTAACTCCTTCGCCGACTGTAATCGTTCAAATACCAGCTGACGAGCAAAATAAATATCCGTACTTTCTTTAAAAACTATAGTCACGCTTGAAAGGCCGGTTTTGGAAATTGAACGTACTTGTTCAACATCAGGTAGCGCATACATTACCGCTTCTATCGGGTAAGAGATCAGCTGCTCCACTTCAAGTGCAGCTAAGCCGGGAGCCTCGGTATTAACAACCACCTGCACGTTAGTAACATCTGGAACAGCATCTAATTTCAATTTAGGTATTGTAAAAATTGCGCTCGCCATCGCTAACATCAGGGCAAGTGCAACTAATAGCCGGTTATTCACCGACCAGTGAATTAACGAATTAAACATCAGCATTTCCCTTGTTAGTGATTGTGGGTATCAAACCCGGCTTTTGCGATTTGCGCGGCAATAAAAAAAGCGCCTTCAATCACTACCCGACTATGCTCGGGAAAATTCAATACTTGACGATAGCCATTTAATTCTCGCCCTAACGAAACTTCCTGCATGCTAAATTGTTCTTCACCAAGCGCGATAAACACTGACCAGTCACCATGTTGATCTCTAACAAAGCTATTCTCTGGCAATGCGACAATAGGCATGTCGCTGGCAAGCTGAAAATTAACATCAACAAACATACCGGCATGCAGCTGATCATCAATATTTTCAACAGCGAGTCGTATACGGCGGGTACGGGTAACAGCATCGATAGTATGCGTTTGTTGAATCACTTTTGCCTGGTATTTTTGCTGTGCAAACGCTATCTCGGCTAACGTACCAACAGGAAAATTGTCTCGAGTATTCGCAGGTAAATTTGCTTCAACCCATAAGGTTTGTTCATTAGCAACGACCATGATAGCTTCACCGGCATCAACTCTTTGCCCGTCAATAAAATCATCGGCTAAAATGACACCATCACTTTGCGCGACTAAGGTGTATTGCCCCAGCTGTTCACTGGTTGCAAGTTCATTAACCGCTTGCTTTGTTAATCCTAGGGCAAGTAAACGGCCATAGGCCGCGTTAAAGGCTATCTCAGCGTTCACGAACACTTTTTCGCTGATCGCTTCTTTAGCCAGCCTGCTCACCCGTTGCCACTCACTTAATGCTATCCGATAATCGGCCTGAGCCTCGGCGATTGATGCACTAAACAAGGTGACTAACGCCTGACCATTAACAACATGATCACCTAAAATAGCATGGCGACGAACCACAACCGACTCAGTTCGAGGGGAAACAAGATAGCTGGCATAACCATTAACTTTGATCTCTCCGGGTGCATAGACAACATAGGGAAAAAGCGCAGGTTTTACTTTGGCTACTTTAATATTTGCCAGCTGCTGCTGTGTTTTGCTGAGCTGAATACTAACTTGATGGTCAATGGTGTTGTCATTAACCAAGTGGCTGTTATCAAAGCCACTGGCATCACTACCAAAAACAATAAAAAATACGGCAATAAGTGCGCGCCAAATGGCGACACCTGGAAATATAGTTTTCATAAAATACTCTTAATTTCATCATAAATTTCTTACTAACGCATAACGCGCGGTTAAATGTGCAAATATGATAAAATTAAGCAATTGGAGGGCGAATTAACTCTTCAATAAATTCTTTATTACTCACCGAACGATAAAGAAAACTGTTACTTGCCAACCCGTTAGCTGAAACCACATCGGATTTACTCAACACCCATTGAATATGGGCGCCATGACAGTGACCACAATGATGGCAATCTTGAACATCATGAATGCGGTCTGAAGACGCTTGTGCCATCAGCTTATCAAGTTGGTGAGAGTGCTCGGTTTGCATATGCTGAGCATCAATTTGATGGCTTTGCTTAGCAACTGAAACAACAGTAAATGATTGCAATACAATCACTATTGTCAATAACAGATACAAGCAAATTCGGGGCATATTTCTCATCTTGATATAAAATATTAATCAGCGGCATGCTATGCGTTAATAAGCTTAAAATCAAGCGTTAAACGAAAAACAGCCGCAGGTATCTGCGGCTGTTTTATCACAACTATTTACTATGCCGTGAGTTACTTGGCTCGATAATGTATCATCAACGAACCGGAAACATTGCCAACGGCAACTTCCTTAATAAATTGATAATCGACATCTTTAAAAAATTCTTTATATTTATCCGTTGTCGCATAAACAGCAACCCCTTCGCTATCTTGATACTCATCTAACAAAGTGTTCACTGCCGCCATTAAGTAATGACCAAAACCGTGATGCTGATGCAATGGATGAATCGCGATAAAAGATAACATATGAAACTTTTTCATCGGGACTTCAGACAATACTTTTTCTTCTTTTTCTATCATCTGTTTAGTGCTGAAATAACCGGCTCCCAATAGCATTTTCAAACGCCAATGCCAAAACC of Thalassotalea insulae contains these proteins:
- a CDS encoding DUF2946 domain-containing protein, yielding MTIVIVLQSFTVVSVAKQSHQIDAQHMQTEHSHQLDKLMAQASSDRIHDVQDCHHCGHCHGAHIQWVLSKSDVVSANGLASNSFLYRSVSNKEFIEELIRPPIA
- a CDS encoding GNAT family N-acetyltransferase, with product MSQAVTSATKDDIRAAYLTAEDLKLAVSLLYQAYHDDPVFLEIFNGDKSDYEQRLRSAIREELNAFWQAKQPMVGLYLKETMVGVACLNSRQGGVTADRFWHWRLKMLLGAGYFSTKQMIEKEEKVLSEVPMKKFHMLSFIAIHPLHQHHGFGHYLMAAVNTLLDEYQDSEGVAVYATTDKYKEFFKDVDYQFIKEVAVGNVSGSLMIHYRAK
- a CDS encoding efflux RND transporter periplasmic adaptor subunit, encoding MKTIFPGVAIWRALIAVFFIVFGSDASGFDNSHLVNDNTIDHQVSIQLSKTQQQLANIKVAKVKPALFPYVVYAPGEIKVNGYASYLVSPRTESVVVRRHAILGDHVVNGQALVTLFSASIAEAQADYRIALSEWQRVSRLAKEAISEKVFVNAEIAFNAAYGRLLALGLTKQAVNELATSEQLGQYTLVAQSDGVILADDFIDGQRVDAGEAIMVVANEQTLWVEANLPANTRDNFPVGTLAEIAFAQQKYQAKVIQQTHTIDAVTRTRRIRLAVENIDDQLHAGMFVDVNFQLASDMPIVALPENSFVRDQHGDWSVFIALGEEQFSMQEVSLGRELNGYRQVLNFPEHSRVVIEGAFFIAAQIAKAGFDTHNH